Proteins from one Amycolatopsis benzoatilytica AK 16/65 genomic window:
- the macS gene encoding MacS family sensor histidine kinase, with translation MSAPTTRDPATPLWRGTVVLRVVTWLFALAVVIAHRADFQRPWLAWLVAGVMGAWTVLSSLAYLRENGRRRWLVVFDVVLTTALMLTSPWILSDAQYNAAAPLITTVWAAVGPLAAATRFGARGGVTAGLIVAVGTGVAREAVNLDVVRDGVLLCASGLLVGMAATLARSSAEKLARALRAEAATAERERLARSIHDSVLQVLARVRKRGLEAGGEAAELARLAGEQEVALRALVSSEPKRSGDLEDLRSALQLLATTSVQVSTPAGTVNLPAHVTEELVAITREALSNVEKHAGPDAHAWVLLEDLGGEVVVSIRDDGPGIERGRLERAVAEGRLGVVKSIRGRVADLGGTAVLDSGPGRGTEWEVRVPATMRDGR, from the coding sequence GTGAGCGCCCCGACCACTCGAGACCCGGCGACGCCGCTCTGGCGCGGCACCGTAGTGCTGCGGGTCGTCACCTGGCTGTTCGCCCTGGCGGTGGTGATCGCGCACCGGGCGGACTTCCAGCGACCGTGGCTGGCCTGGCTCGTGGCCGGGGTGATGGGCGCGTGGACAGTCCTGTCGAGCCTCGCATACCTGCGCGAGAACGGGCGGCGTCGCTGGCTCGTGGTGTTCGACGTCGTGCTGACTACTGCACTGATGCTCACGTCGCCGTGGATTCTCTCCGACGCGCAGTACAACGCGGCTGCACCGTTGATCACGACAGTGTGGGCAGCCGTGGGCCCGCTCGCTGCCGCGACACGCTTCGGTGCGCGCGGCGGCGTCACGGCCGGACTGATCGTGGCAGTTGGCACGGGAGTCGCGCGAGAGGCTGTCAATCTCGATGTGGTCCGAGATGGCGTGCTGTTGTGCGCGAGCGGTCTCCTCGTCGGCATGGCGGCGACGCTCGCCCGAAGTTCCGCTGAGAAGCTCGCGCGCGCCCTTCGCGCGGAAGCAGCGACAGCGGAGCGGGAGCGGCTCGCGCGGTCGATTCACGACAGCGTGCTGCAAGTGCTCGCGCGCGTGCGCAAGCGTGGTCTCGAGGCCGGCGGCGAAGCGGCCGAGCTGGCACGGCTTGCCGGAGAGCAGGAGGTCGCACTGCGCGCACTGGTGAGCAGCGAGCCGAAACGGTCCGGCGACCTCGAAGACCTCCGGTCCGCGCTGCAGCTGCTGGCCACGACCTCGGTGCAGGTGTCGACCCCGGCCGGCACCGTGAACCTGCCCGCGCACGTCACCGAGGAACTCGTCGCGATCACCCGCGAAGCACTGTCCAATGTGGAGAAACATGCCGGTCCGGACGCGCACGCCTGGGTGCTGCTGGAGGACCTCGGCGGCGAGGTGGTGGTCAGCATCCGCGACGACGGGCCCGGAATAGAGCGCGGCCGGCTGGAACGAGCGGTGGCCGAGGGCCGTCTGGGAGTAGTGAAGTCGATTCGCGGCCGGGTGGCCGACCTCGGCGGGACCGCGGTGCTGGACAGCGGCCCGGGCCGGGGCACCGAGTGGGAAGTGCGAGTGCCAGCCACGATGAGGGACGGACGATGA
- a CDS encoding ABC transporter ATP-binding protein, with protein sequence MLHVQELVKVYNQRRVVDTVSFSLQPGTVTAFLGPNGAGKSTTLRMICGLTTPTSGAATIAGRRFGDWPNPAHVAGVLLDAAAVHPGRTGRHHLLSAAKLMRLPSARVDQVLAQVGLSDAANRRIGKYSLGMRQRLGIAQALLCDPPMLILDEPINGLDPDGIRSTRQLLRSYAQRGGTVLLSSHVLSEVDQTADRVVMIGQGRVVADGPLDSFAGPPRTLIRTVDLPRLTHALEQARLELRWSGPDGLTVAAPLRQVSDLAFAARVQVLELREEQQNLEELFFRLTGGGR encoded by the coding sequence TTGCTGCACGTCCAAGAGCTGGTGAAGGTCTACAACCAGCGCCGGGTTGTCGACACCGTGTCGTTCAGCCTGCAGCCCGGCACGGTGACCGCGTTCCTCGGCCCGAACGGCGCTGGCAAATCCACCACTCTGCGGATGATCTGCGGCCTGACCACCCCGACCTCCGGTGCGGCGACCATCGCCGGACGCCGCTTCGGAGACTGGCCGAACCCGGCGCACGTCGCCGGCGTGCTGCTCGACGCGGCGGCGGTGCACCCCGGCCGCACCGGACGTCACCACCTGCTCAGCGCTGCGAAACTGATGCGGCTGCCCTCGGCGCGCGTCGACCAGGTGCTCGCCCAGGTCGGCCTCTCCGACGCGGCGAACCGCCGGATCGGCAAGTACAGCCTCGGCATGCGGCAGCGGCTCGGCATCGCGCAAGCCCTGCTGTGCGACCCGCCGATGCTGATCCTGGACGAGCCGATCAACGGCCTCGACCCGGACGGCATCCGCTCCACTCGACAGCTGCTGCGCAGCTACGCCCAGCGCGGCGGCACCGTGCTGCTGTCCAGCCACGTACTGTCCGAAGTGGACCAGACGGCAGACCGCGTGGTGATGATCGGTCAGGGCCGGGTGGTCGCGGACGGCCCGCTCGACAGTTTCGCCGGCCCGCCGCGCACGCTCATCCGCACCGTGGACCTGCCCCGCCTGACGCACGCGCTGGAGCAGGCCAGGCTTGAACTGCGCTGGTCCGGCCCGGACGGGCTGACCGTCGCCGCCCCGCTGCGGCAGGTGTCCGACCTCGCATTCGCGGCCCGGGTCCAGGTGCTCGAACTGCGCGAAGAACAGCAGAACCTGGAAGAACTCTTCTTCCGGCTCACCGGAGGCGGCCGATGA
- a CDS encoding response regulator — protein sequence MTERTISVMVVDDHPMWRDGVARDLAENGFEVTATAPDAPAAIRIARAVRPDVVLMDLNLGTTSGVDATREITAASPDTRVLVLSASGEHSDVLEAVKAGASGYLVKSASSAELVDAVRRTADGDPVFTAGLAGLVLGEYRRMADAPEGAPEPPRLTDRETDVLRLVAKGLTARQIAERLVLSHRTVENHVQSTLRKLQLHNRVELARYAIEHGLDED from the coding sequence ATGACGGAACGGACGATCTCGGTGATGGTGGTCGACGACCACCCGATGTGGCGCGACGGAGTGGCCCGCGACCTCGCCGAGAACGGGTTCGAGGTGACCGCGACCGCGCCGGACGCCCCGGCCGCGATCCGGATCGCCCGCGCGGTGCGGCCGGACGTCGTGCTGATGGACCTGAACCTCGGCACCACCTCCGGTGTCGACGCCACCCGCGAGATCACCGCGGCCTCGCCGGACACCCGCGTGCTGGTGCTTTCGGCCAGCGGCGAGCACAGCGACGTACTGGAAGCGGTGAAAGCGGGCGCCTCCGGCTACCTGGTGAAATCGGCGTCCTCGGCGGAGCTGGTGGACGCGGTGCGCCGGACCGCGGACGGCGACCCGGTGTTCACCGCCGGGCTGGCCGGGCTGGTGCTCGGCGAGTACCGGCGGATGGCCGACGCGCCGGAGGGCGCGCCCGAACCGCCGCGGCTCACCGACCGCGAGACCGACGTGCTCCGGCTGGTCGCGAAGGGACTGACCGCGCGGCAGATCGCCGAACGGCTGGTGCTGTCACATCGGACGGTGGAGAACCACGTGCAGTCGACCCTGCGGAAACTGCAGCTGCACAACCGGGTCGAGCTGGCCCGCTACGCGATCGAGCACGGACTGGACGAGGACTAG
- a CDS encoding TetR/AcrR family transcriptional regulator, producing the protein MSSPTRRGRARAATEQDIRRTARKLLVGQGPEAVTLRAIARELGITAPALYRYYESRDDLLANLRLDVCTDLAAELAGEIAGLQDEGLLQLFEICKGFRRWALTHTKEFTLVFASPTGGTGTATSSALHRLDEPFGRIFLAAAGHVLAQHDLVMPPNDVVPAELRDDLTAFQQDLLTVLAESGREIPPEKLDLGLTYLMITFWARLYGHVTLEVFGNYPIPVSKPDVLFEAMLTDLARDVGLYTD; encoded by the coding sequence ATGAGCAGCCCCACGCGCAGGGGCCGCGCCCGAGCGGCTACCGAACAGGACATCCGCCGCACCGCGCGGAAACTGCTGGTCGGCCAAGGCCCGGAAGCGGTCACCCTGCGGGCCATCGCCCGGGAACTCGGCATCACCGCGCCAGCTCTCTACCGCTACTACGAATCCCGCGACGACCTGCTCGCGAACCTCCGGCTCGACGTCTGCACCGATCTCGCCGCGGAACTCGCCGGAGAGATCGCCGGCCTGCAAGACGAGGGCCTGCTGCAGCTGTTCGAGATCTGCAAGGGCTTCCGGCGCTGGGCACTGACCCACACCAAGGAGTTCACGCTGGTGTTCGCGTCGCCGACCGGCGGCACCGGCACCGCGACCAGCAGCGCGCTGCACCGGCTCGACGAGCCGTTCGGCCGGATCTTCCTCGCTGCCGCCGGCCACGTGCTCGCCCAGCACGACCTGGTGATGCCGCCGAACGACGTGGTCCCGGCCGAACTCCGCGACGACCTCACCGCGTTCCAGCAGGACCTGCTCACGGTGCTCGCGGAGTCCGGCCGGGAAATCCCGCCGGAGAAGCTGGACCTCGGACTCACCTACCTGATGATCACCTTCTGGGCGCGGCTCTACGGCCACGTCACCCTCGAGGTGTTCGGGAACTACCCGATCCCGGTGTCCAAACCGGACGTGCTGTTCGAGGCCATGCTCACCGACCTCGCCCGGGACGTCGGCCTCTACACCGACTAG
- a CDS encoding ribokinase, producing MSAAVLVVGSANADLVVPVDRRPGSGETVLGGDTSLSPGGKGANTAVAAGKLGADVALLGAVGDDSYGQLLRNSLSDAGVDTQFVRTVERPTGIAYITVTPDGENSILVSPGANSALEPADVTDEVLADARVLVASLEVPLPTVERAVRRARERGVTVLLNLSPAAEVSSETLAALDVLLVNQHEAEYLLGTPGADPRKLLDFGPRAAVVTFGAKGALVIESDKSTNVASPRVEAIDTTGAGDAFAGALAAALADGVGLVEAAERAVRVAAVTVTRRGAQPSYPTMAEL from the coding sequence ATGAGTGCTGCGGTGCTGGTGGTCGGGTCCGCGAATGCCGATCTGGTGGTGCCGGTGGACCGCCGTCCAGGCAGCGGCGAGACGGTGCTGGGTGGCGACACCTCGCTGTCCCCGGGCGGCAAGGGGGCCAATACCGCGGTCGCCGCGGGGAAACTCGGTGCGGACGTCGCGTTGCTGGGCGCGGTCGGCGACGACAGCTATGGACAGTTGCTGCGTAATTCGCTGTCTGACGCGGGTGTTGATACGCAATTTGTGCGGACAGTCGAGCGGCCCACCGGAATCGCCTACATCACCGTGACTCCGGACGGGGAGAACTCCATCCTGGTCTCCCCTGGCGCGAATTCCGCGCTGGAGCCGGCCGATGTCACCGACGAGGTGCTCGCCGACGCGCGGGTGCTGGTCGCGTCGCTCGAAGTGCCGCTGCCGACGGTCGAGCGCGCGGTGCGGCGGGCCCGGGAGCGCGGTGTCACGGTGCTGCTCAACCTGTCCCCCGCCGCCGAAGTGTCGTCGGAAACGCTGGCCGCGCTGGACGTTCTGCTGGTCAACCAGCACGAGGCCGAGTACCTGCTCGGGACGCCTGGCGCGGATCCGCGCAAGCTGCTGGATTTCGGTCCGCGTGCGGCGGTGGTGACGTTCGGGGCCAAGGGCGCCCTGGTGATTGAAAGCGACAAGTCGACGAACGTCGCGTCGCCGCGGGTGGAAGCAATCGACACCACCGGTGCCGGCGACGCGTTCGCCGGAGCGCTGGCGGCGGCCCTCGCGGACGGCGTCGGACTGGTCGAGGCGGCGGAGCGCGCGGTGCGGGTCGCCGCCGTGACGGTGACCCGCCGTGGCGCGCAGCCGTCCTACCCGACGATGGCCGAACTCTGA
- a CDS encoding DUF1707 SHOCT-like domain-containing protein, which translates to MGEEEMSGAHPATETKPLTDRDIRVSDDEREHVVGVLQKAIGHGMLTLDEFTERTDQALAARTRGELNTVLADLPGLFHPGAAPQYAAPSYDQGYPQQYPGGQRLELNAKYSSLQRSGPWQVPAAMVVRNKYGSTKLDFTEARVATPVVQIELDSKWGSVELIIPPQAAVDYNSITEIKFGSLDDKTGSNGRAGTPRYVLTGRVHGGSLVIRHPRRGIFG; encoded by the coding sequence ATGGGCGAGGAAGAGATGTCCGGCGCGCACCCCGCGACCGAGACCAAGCCGTTGACCGACCGCGACATCCGGGTATCCGACGACGAACGCGAACACGTGGTCGGCGTCCTGCAGAAAGCGATCGGGCACGGGATGCTCACCCTAGACGAGTTCACCGAGCGCACCGATCAGGCGCTCGCCGCCCGCACCCGGGGCGAGCTCAACACCGTGCTCGCCGACCTGCCGGGGCTGTTCCACCCGGGCGCGGCACCGCAGTACGCGGCCCCGTCCTACGACCAGGGCTACCCGCAGCAGTACCCGGGAGGACAGCGGCTCGAACTGAACGCCAAGTATTCGTCGCTGCAGCGCAGCGGCCCGTGGCAGGTGCCGGCGGCGATGGTGGTGCGCAACAAGTACGGCAGCACGAAGCTCGACTTCACCGAGGCCCGCGTTGCCACCCCGGTGGTGCAGATCGAGCTCGACTCGAAGTGGGGATCGGTCGAGCTGATCATCCCGCCGCAGGCCGCGGTGGACTACAACTCGATCACCGAGATCAAGTTCGGCTCACTGGACGACAAGACGGGCAGCAACGGCCGCGCGGGCACCCCGCGCTACGTCCTGACCGGCCGCGTCCACGGGGGCTCGCTGGTCATCCGCCACCCTCGGCGGGGCATTTTCGGCTGA
- the ptsP gene encoding phosphoenolpyruvate--protein phosphotransferase — MSESAAAPAGPVVGSSLTGVAVSPGRASGPVVRVAEPLGEPASTPAPADPAAEAARIEPAAQAVAARLEAQAEAATGEAATILVTTAAMAADPALAAQAQQLVTARNLPAARAVYQAAEVFAEALAAAGGYMAERVRDIRDVRDRLVAELLGVSPPGVPELASPSVLVARDLAPADTAGLDPAKVLALVTEEGGPTSHTAILARALGIPAVVAVRGLLATDAEALSVDGDTGVVEVADPAAPIVTAAASGPAEWNGVGELSDGHRVKVYGNVGSPVDAQAAADAGAEGVGLFRTEFCYLDAPAEPSVDEQRKAYAAVLSPFRGKPVIVRTLDAGADKPLAFLSPEAEPNPALGVRGLRIAFDRPEVLERQLEAIAGAAADSGAEVSVMAPMVATVEEAAWFAERVRAAGIARAGVMIEIPAAALLAREILSVVDFVSVGTNDLAQYTFAADRQLGAVAKLNDPWQPGLLRLLKVIGEAAEAAGKPAGVCGEAAADPRLALVLAGLGLTSLSMNAPAVRSVGASLASVSREQARAIAAAALATTDPAAARKAVADAL, encoded by the coding sequence ATGTCTGAGAGTGCTGCCGCTCCGGCCGGGCCCGTTGTCGGTTCTTCGCTGACCGGGGTCGCGGTCAGCCCCGGACGCGCGAGCGGCCCGGTGGTGCGCGTCGCCGAACCGCTCGGGGAACCCGCGAGCACGCCCGCGCCGGCCGATCCGGCGGCGGAGGCGGCGCGGATCGAGCCCGCCGCACAGGCGGTCGCCGCGCGGCTGGAGGCACAGGCCGAGGCCGCGACCGGGGAGGCCGCGACGATCCTCGTCACCACCGCCGCGATGGCCGCCGACCCGGCGCTCGCCGCTCAGGCTCAACAGCTGGTGACGGCGCGGAACCTACCCGCGGCCCGCGCCGTCTACCAGGCCGCCGAGGTCTTCGCGGAAGCTCTCGCGGCCGCCGGCGGGTACATGGCCGAGCGGGTCCGCGACATCCGGGACGTGCGCGATCGGCTGGTCGCCGAACTGCTCGGCGTCTCGCCGCCCGGGGTCCCGGAGCTGGCCTCGCCGAGCGTCCTTGTCGCGCGTGACCTCGCGCCCGCCGATACCGCGGGCCTCGACCCGGCGAAGGTGCTCGCGCTGGTCACCGAAGAAGGCGGGCCGACGAGCCACACTGCGATCCTCGCGCGGGCGCTGGGAATCCCGGCGGTCGTCGCGGTGCGCGGGCTGCTGGCCACGGACGCCGAGGCGTTGTCGGTCGACGGCGACACCGGCGTGGTCGAGGTTGCCGACCCAGCGGCTCCGATCGTGACCGCCGCCGCGTCCGGCCCGGCCGAGTGGAACGGCGTCGGCGAACTGTCCGACGGGCACCGGGTAAAGGTGTACGGCAACGTCGGCTCCCCGGTGGACGCGCAAGCCGCCGCGGACGCGGGCGCGGAGGGCGTCGGCCTGTTCCGCACCGAGTTCTGTTACCTCGACGCGCCGGCTGAGCCGTCCGTCGACGAGCAGCGGAAGGCTTACGCCGCGGTGCTTTCGCCGTTCCGCGGCAAGCCGGTCATCGTGCGCACCCTGGACGCGGGTGCGGACAAGCCGCTCGCTTTCCTGTCCCCGGAAGCCGAGCCCAACCCGGCGCTCGGCGTACGCGGGCTGCGGATCGCGTTCGACCGGCCGGAGGTGCTGGAGCGTCAGCTGGAAGCGATCGCCGGTGCGGCCGCGGATTCCGGCGCGGAGGTTTCGGTGATGGCACCGATGGTGGCCACCGTCGAGGAAGCCGCCTGGTTCGCCGAGCGGGTGCGCGCGGCCGGGATCGCCCGGGCCGGCGTGATGATCGAGATTCCCGCCGCCGCCTTGCTGGCCAGGGAAATTCTGTCCGTGGTCGACTTCGTCTCGGTCGGCACCAACGATCTGGCGCAGTACACGTTCGCCGCGGACCGGCAGCTCGGCGCGGTGGCGAAGCTGAACGACCCGTGGCAGCCCGGTCTGCTGCGGCTGCTGAAGGTGATCGGCGAAGCCGCCGAGGCGGCCGGCAAACCGGCCGGCGTCTGCGGCGAGGCAGCGGCCGACCCGCGGCTCGCGCTGGTGCTGGCCGGGCTCGGCCTGACCAGCTTGTCGATGAACGCGCCGGCGGTGCGGTCGGTCGGCGCCAGTTTGGCCTCGGTCTCGCGGGAACAGGCCCGTGCGATCGCGGCGGCGGCACTGGCGACGACGGACCCGGCGGCGGCGCGCAAAGCGGTCGCGGACGCGCTCTGA
- a CDS encoding AI-2E family transporter, whose product MSAPERPSPAGTDPAPTPDVTELVPRGLRVSAALSWRFIVVIAALYAVVWLMGYLAAVVVPVSIALLLSALLAPAVSRLVQIHCPRGIATAIVLVAGLAVLGGLLTFVITQFSSGLPELQQQLTTSLNQIKDWLINGPLHLRQEQIQDFINQAIGFLQNNQASITTTALTTAGTVGEILTGFVLTLFVTIFFLAGGESIWSFLVCGVPRRVRSRVDVAGRRGFASLVSYIRATAAVAVVDAVGIGIGLWAVGVPLVVPLATLVFLGAFIPIIGALITGGVAVLVALVAKGIVGAVIVLAVVIGVMQLESHALQPLLLGRAVKLHPLAVVLAIATGLVAAGIAGALLAVPLLAVVNSGVRSLLHEGDVDPSTVDTLHAKVDKPKRRLWRPKQNAADEVEQEDSEVQT is encoded by the coding sequence GTGAGCGCGCCAGAACGACCGTCCCCAGCCGGAACAGACCCCGCACCGACCCCCGACGTCACCGAACTCGTCCCGCGCGGCCTGCGGGTGTCCGCCGCGCTTTCGTGGCGGTTCATCGTCGTCATCGCCGCGCTGTACGCGGTGGTGTGGCTGATGGGCTACCTGGCCGCGGTCGTGGTGCCGGTGTCGATCGCGCTGCTGCTGTCCGCGCTGCTGGCCCCCGCGGTGTCGCGTCTGGTACAGATCCACTGTCCGCGCGGAATCGCCACGGCGATCGTGCTGGTGGCCGGACTCGCGGTGCTCGGCGGGCTGCTCACCTTCGTGATCACCCAGTTCTCCAGCGGCCTGCCGGAGCTGCAGCAGCAACTGACCACCAGCCTCAACCAGATCAAGGACTGGCTGATCAACGGTCCGCTGCACCTGCGCCAGGAGCAGATCCAGGACTTCATCAACCAGGCGATCGGCTTCCTGCAGAACAACCAGGCGTCGATCACCACCACCGCGCTGACCACCGCGGGCACCGTCGGCGAGATCCTCACCGGCTTCGTGCTCACCCTGTTCGTCACGATCTTCTTCCTGGCCGGCGGCGAGAGCATCTGGTCGTTCCTGGTGTGCGGCGTGCCCCGGCGAGTGCGCTCGCGAGTGGACGTGGCCGGGCGGCGCGGGTTCGCGTCGCTGGTCAGCTACATCCGGGCGACCGCCGCGGTGGCCGTGGTCGACGCGGTCGGCATCGGCATCGGGCTGTGGGCGGTCGGCGTTCCGCTGGTCGTGCCGCTGGCGACGCTGGTGTTCCTCGGCGCGTTCATCCCGATCATCGGCGCGCTGATCACCGGCGGCGTCGCGGTGCTGGTTGCTCTGGTGGCCAAGGGGATCGTCGGCGCGGTGATCGTGCTGGCCGTGGTGATCGGCGTGATGCAGCTGGAAAGCCACGCGCTGCAGCCGCTGCTGCTGGGCCGCGCGGTGAAGCTGCACCCGCTCGCGGTGGTGCTCGCGATCGCCACCGGCCTGGTCGCCGCCGGGATCGCCGGCGCGCTGCTGGCGGTTCCGTTGCTGGCGGTGGTCAACTCCGGGGTCCGATCGCTGCTGCACGAAGGAGACGTGGACCCGTCCACTGTCGACACGTTGCATGCGAAGGTCGACAAACCGAAGAGGCGGCTCTGGCGTCCGAAGCAGAACGCCGCGGACGAAGTCGAGCAGGAAGACAGCGAAGTCCAGACGTGA